Proteins from a genomic interval of Clostridium sp. AN503:
- a CDS encoding glycosyltransferase → MKDNCEQILVSICCITYNQASYIRDALEGFVGQETDFAWEVLIHDDASTDGTAKIIREYAEAYPDRIFPILQTENQYSKGLTNISGTFNFPRARGRYIAMCEGDDYWTDPHKLQRQVDYMEEHPDCSLCFHSAGVEVQGRAVTERQMRPYRGDRKVTPEEIIDKTSGYPTASLMFRTDMVKLLPDFYVLAPIADIPLQLMAAARGWAYYMDSPMCVYRLGGAASWTTLMKQGNYEEKQKDYACAMEEMYRGFDRESGGRFHDTVEHAIRRLVFLTQVNTKQYDVVLDRRNREFYRELNGRTRFFIRFETMMPGLYRWLQRAFHRM, encoded by the coding sequence ATGAAGGATAACTGTGAGCAGATCCTGGTCAGCATCTGCTGCATCACATATAACCAGGCGTCCTATATCCGGGATGCGCTGGAGGGTTTCGTAGGACAGGAGACGGATTTTGCCTGGGAAGTGCTGATCCACGACGACGCCTCCACCGATGGGACGGCAAAGATCATCAGGGAATATGCGGAAGCATATCCCGACCGGATCTTTCCGATCCTTCAGACAGAGAACCAGTATTCCAAAGGCCTGACCAATATCAGCGGGACCTTCAATTTCCCGCGGGCCAGAGGTAGATATATCGCCATGTGCGAGGGGGATGATTACTGGACGGACCCACATAAGCTTCAGCGGCAGGTGGACTATATGGAGGAACATCCGGACTGCTCCCTGTGTTTTCACAGCGCGGGCGTGGAGGTCCAGGGCAGGGCAGTGACAGAACGGCAGATGCGGCCATACCGGGGGGACAGGAAAGTGACGCCGGAGGAGATCATCGACAAGACCTCCGGATATCCGACAGCGTCCCTGATGTTTCGGACGGATATGGTAAAGCTTTTGCCGGATTTTTATGTTTTGGCGCCCATCGCGGATATCCCGCTCCAGCTTATGGCGGCGGCGAGAGGCTGGGCTTACTATATGGACAGTCCCATGTGCGTATACCGTCTTGGAGGCGCGGCCTCCTGGACAACCCTGATGAAACAGGGGAATTACGAAGAGAAACAAAAGGATTACGCCTGCGCCATGGAGGAGATGTACCGGGGCTTCGACCGGGAGAGTGGCGGCAGGTTCCATGATACGGTGGAACATGCCATACGGCGTCTGGTCTTTTTGACCCAAGTGAATACGAAGCAGTATGATGTTGTTTTGGACAGGAGAAACCGGGAGTTTTACCGGGAGCTGAATGGAAGGACCCGCTTCTTTATCCGTTTTGAGACAATGATGCCGGGGCTGTACCGATGGCTCCAGCGGGCGTTCCATAGAATGTAG
- a CDS encoding L,D-transpeptidase family protein gives MYRHTKAGLAMLLTGALLASTVIPAFAEEGGPGVVGGSSSTTETSSGISLSGPGGDAPQGAQETAESSSGVITAGESTEGSSETDGTTEGTTGSSQETPGVPGTSDTSAQTTSPDGSAASSETNGFTDGQNAALTEQQGAELEAEKAQAEAEASHLNNPLVVPDREAHLQTTILLNDAQAWSQAYVNDQQIEGAAAGFSSISTFLENIHGNVLYRTYSSVNGWTAWALNGQQTANATTWVPVEAIQYRFSGPVADKYDIYYSTILSDGTRTGWAKNGESAGTMNQGLYITGFRLAFFVKGTAELDTTNVLVSAHQDGIQMVDGVMQYIHGDGSGYTGWGWQQDDRYYFVDSMPVTGWQYIDGFKYYFQEDGRLLQDVEPIIGTGGPFMLKINKEMNCLTVYAKDGDNGFIIPVKSFLTSVGDDTPIGTFRTPEKYRWRLMIHDLYTQYATRLGAGMPILIHSIIYDAPNPFTVWASTYNNLGIARSAGCIRLASADAKWVYDNCAIGTTVVVYNSSIAGPFERPTIMYEIPFEQTWDPTDPNVTQEMIDAETARIIAKFNP, from the coding sequence ATGTATAGACATACAAAAGCAGGCCTGGCCATGTTGCTGACCGGTGCGCTGCTTGCCAGTACAGTTATTCCGGCGTTTGCAGAAGAAGGCGGCCCCGGTGTAGTGGGCGGTTCGTCCAGCACCACCGAGACCTCATCCGGTATTTCCTTAAGCGGACCGGGAGGCGATGCTCCCCAGGGCGCACAGGAAACCGCCGAATCCAGCAGCGGTGTGATCACTGCCGGGGAAAGCACGGAGGGCAGCAGCGAGACTGACGGAACTACGGAGGGAACCACAGGGTCATCCCAGGAAACCCCTGGCGTCCCGGGAACCTCCGATACATCTGCTCAGACAACTTCTCCCGATGGAAGCGCTGCATCTTCTGAGACCAACGGGTTCACGGATGGACAGAATGCCGCTCTGACCGAACAGCAGGGCGCAGAGCTGGAGGCTGAAAAAGCCCAGGCAGAAGCTGAGGCCAGCCACCTCAACAACCCATTAGTCGTCCCGGACCGGGAGGCTCATCTTCAGACCACGATCCTGTTAAATGACGCGCAGGCCTGGTCCCAGGCTTACGTCAACGACCAGCAGATCGAGGGCGCTGCCGCAGGCTTCAGCTCCATTTCCACATTCCTTGAGAATATCCACGGGAATGTGCTGTACCGTACCTACAGCTCTGTAAACGGCTGGACCGCATGGGCCCTGAACGGACAGCAGACTGCCAACGCCACCACCTGGGTCCCGGTTGAAGCCATCCAGTATCGTTTCAGCGGCCCTGTGGCAGACAAGTACGACATTTACTACTCTACGATACTGAGTGACGGTACCCGAACCGGCTGGGCAAAGAACGGCGAGTCTGCCGGTACCATGAACCAGGGACTGTACATAACAGGTTTCCGCCTTGCTTTCTTCGTGAAAGGAACTGCTGAGCTTGACACCACCAACGTTTTAGTATCCGCCCACCAGGACGGCATCCAGATGGTCGACGGTGTGATGCAGTACATCCACGGTGACGGCAGCGGCTACACCGGATGGGGCTGGCAGCAGGATGACCGCTACTACTTTGTAGACTCCATGCCTGTGACCGGATGGCAGTATATTGACGGCTTCAAGTATTATTTCCAGGAAGACGGACGCCTTTTACAGGATGTGGAGCCGATCATCGGCACTGGCGGCCCGTTTATGCTCAAGATCAACAAAGAGATGAACTGCCTGACCGTTTATGCCAAGGATGGCGATAATGGCTTTATCATCCCCGTGAAGTCTTTCCTGACCTCTGTTGGTGATGATACCCCGATCGGTACCTTCCGGACCCCGGAGAAATACCGCTGGAGGCTGATGATCCACGATCTGTATACCCAGTATGCAACAAGGCTGGGCGCAGGAATGCCGATCCTGATCCACTCCATCATCTACGATGCGCCAAATCCGTTTACGGTATGGGCAAGCACGTACAACAACCTTGGTATCGCCCGCTCCGCAGGCTGTATCCGCCTTGCGTCCGCCGATGCCAAGTGGGTATATGATAACTGTGCGATCGGTACCACGGTGGTGGTCTACAACAGTTCCATTGCCGGACCGTTCGAGCGTCCTACCATTATGTACGAGATCCCGTTTGAGCAGACCTGGGATCCGACTGACCCGAACGTGACGCAAGAGATGATCGACGCGGAGACTGCGCGGATCATTGCGAAGTTCAATCCGTAA